One Bacillus pseudomycoides genomic region harbors:
- a CDS encoding class I SAM-dependent methyltransferase, whose amino-acid sequence MSETISSYEDLLEMLDSLLREPTQFWDDFYSNREKGIPFFANKPDENLVKYFEGKLFNPGKVLELGCGPGRNAIYFAKKGCLVDAVDLSQESIQWATERAKEQNVNVNFICDNIFDLQIEEGAYDIVYDSGCLHHIAPHRRISYINLVKKALKPNGHFAITCFVQGGELGGADITDWEVYRLRSLKGGLGFTDEKLRTIFKDFSEIEIRKMKEIKQSNEVFGVPALWTALFMKESTK is encoded by the coding sequence TTGAGCGAAACAATTAGTAGTTATGAAGATTTATTAGAGATGTTAGATTCATTATTACGTGAACCAACTCAGTTTTGGGATGATTTTTATTCTAATCGTGAAAAAGGAATCCCCTTTTTTGCTAATAAACCAGATGAGAATTTAGTGAAATATTTTGAGGGAAAATTATTTAATCCAGGAAAAGTCCTGGAACTCGGATGTGGTCCAGGCAGGAATGCAATTTACTTTGCTAAAAAAGGATGTTTAGTTGATGCAGTAGATTTATCGCAAGAATCAATTCAATGGGCGACAGAACGAGCGAAAGAACAAAATGTAAATGTAAATTTTATTTGCGACAATATTTTTGACTTACAAATTGAAGAGGGAGCATATGATATTGTGTATGATTCGGGATGTCTTCATCACATTGCTCCACACAGAAGAATAAGTTATATAAATTTGGTAAAAAAAGCTTTAAAACCAAATGGGCATTTTGCAATCACTTGCTTTGTTCAAGGTGGAGAATTAGGTGGAGCAGACATAACAGATTGGGAAGTATACAGACTACGAAGTCTTAAAGGAGGACTAGGATTTACAGATGAAAAGCTAAGAACCATTTTTAAAGACTTCTCTGAAATAGAAATACGTAAGATGAAAGAAATTAAACAATCAAATGAAGTATTTGGTGTGCCTGCGCTATGGACAGCCTTATTTATGAAAGAGTCTACTAAATAA